A part of Candidatus Electrothrix aestuarii genomic DNA contains:
- a CDS encoding BLUF domain-containing protein — translation MHLIIYISDYTGADKEIGRDLIKIHKSSSKNNPGLDITGVLFYHNRNFLQALEGEQGHLEELMATLEKDPRHTQITRLVDTKVARRGFPDWQMDVFNLDADAVLNRKDLAIYEEMFSTQCTMDAPVFINMLKSLYENIELYKITME, via the coding sequence ATGCACCTCATAATCTACATAAGCGACTATACCGGGGCAGATAAAGAGATAGGAAGAGATCTTATAAAAATCCATAAGTCATCAAGCAAAAACAACCCCGGTCTCGACATCACCGGCGTGCTCTTCTATCATAACCGTAATTTTCTTCAGGCACTGGAAGGAGAACAGGGTCATCTGGAGGAACTTATGGCTACGCTTGAAAAGGATCCCCGCCATACCCAAATTACCCGACTTGTTGACACCAAGGTTGCAAGAAGGGGATTCCCGGACTGGCAAATGGATGTTTTTAATCTGGATGCTGATGCAGTTCTCAATCGGAAAGATCTGGCAATCTACGAGGAAATGTTTTCCACCCAATGCACGATGGATGCGCCTGTGTTTATCAATATGCTGAAATCTCTTTATGAGAATATTGAATTGTACAAAATAACTATGGAATAA
- the wrbA gene encoding NAD(P)H:quinone oxidoreductase, with product MKVLIVYYSMYGHVYKLAQAAAEGAESVDSAEVMIRRVPETLSQEVLEKMSADHAQNEQKDVPICTVEELGQADAVIFGTPTRFGNMCGQMRQFLDSTGQLWMQGALIGKPGSVITSSNTQHGGQESTILSFHISLLHHGMVIVGLPYSFQGQMTTDEITGGSPYGASVIAGHDGSRLPSANELAGARFQGEHVAKIAKKLMA from the coding sequence ATGAAAGTGTTAATTGTTTATTACTCAATGTACGGACATGTCTACAAATTGGCTCAGGCTGCTGCTGAAGGGGCAGAATCTGTGGACTCTGCGGAAGTGATGATACGCAGGGTACCGGAAACACTCTCTCAAGAAGTGTTAGAAAAGATGAGTGCTGACCACGCCCAGAATGAGCAAAAAGATGTGCCCATCTGCACAGTCGAAGAGCTGGGTCAGGCTGATGCGGTTATCTTCGGCACCCCCACCCGCTTTGGCAATATGTGCGGGCAAATGCGTCAGTTTCTTGACTCAACAGGACAACTCTGGATGCAGGGAGCCTTGATCGGCAAGCCAGGCAGCGTCATTACAAGCTCGAACACCCAGCATGGCGGCCAGGAGTCAACCATTCTCAGCTTTCATATCAGCCTCTTACATCATGGCATGGTTATTGTCGGCCTGCCCTATTCCTTCCAGGGACAAATGACCACGGATGAGATCACTGGCGGTTCTCCCTATGGCGCATCAGTTATTGCCGGTCATGATGGCAGCCGCCTGCCCAGTGCAAACGAACTTGCCGGTGCCCGTTTCCAGGGAGAGCATGTGGCAAAGATCGCCAAAAAGCTTATGGCATAA
- a CDS encoding radical SAM protein, giving the protein MTADLIARTVDFKAGERNVFFHLLTACNLSCQHCYINPPQHGTETLPVDTVLKWLRLFARPAQESNLILLGGEPTLHPDLAQIIRAAKSMRYAVTVDSNGYLFHDLLEQIRPEELDFLSFSLDGPDAALNDPIRGQGVFAVCTENLRKAVRLGFRTSLIYTVSARNIDHLHRMPALLAELGVRRFFIQVIGLRGKPATASPEEEQWQVDPAHWLDVVPEVARQAARAGIHVTYPKVFLGAEESFACAGQVAENYFIFPNGRVYRCPLCEDYPIHSLCIEDDQLHKHEGLNEDRFFSLDIPEGCVMNKLLQPDTLEYLPDGQVKHRISCCMLKQEILPVGRGEGGRI; this is encoded by the coding sequence ATGACTGCCGACCTCATCGCAAGGACGGTTGACTTTAAGGCTGGCGAGCGCAATGTCTTTTTTCATCTGCTCACAGCCTGTAACCTCTCCTGTCAGCATTGTTATATAAATCCTCCCCAGCACGGAACAGAAACTCTGCCTGTAGATACCGTGCTGAAATGGCTGCGTCTCTTTGCCCGGCCTGCACAGGAAAGTAATCTTATTTTGCTCGGCGGTGAGCCTACCCTCCATCCTGATCTGGCCCAGATTATCCGGGCTGCTAAGTCCATGCGCTATGCAGTCACTGTGGACTCCAATGGCTATCTTTTTCACGATCTTTTGGAACAGATTAGGCCTGAGGAGCTGGATTTTCTCAGCTTCAGTCTGGATGGACCGGACGCAGCTCTTAATGATCCTATCCGTGGGCAGGGTGTTTTTGCGGTCTGCACAGAAAACCTGCGTAAGGCTGTCCGGCTGGGTTTCCGTACCAGTCTTATTTACACGGTTTCAGCCCGCAATATTGATCATCTGCATCGTATGCCCGCCCTGTTGGCAGAGCTCGGGGTACGCCGTTTCTTTATTCAGGTGATCGGGCTGCGAGGCAAACCTGCTACTGCTTCGCCGGAAGAGGAACAATGGCAAGTGGATCCGGCCCATTGGCTGGATGTTGTACCCGAGGTGGCCCGGCAGGCCGCCCGTGCCGGTATTCATGTGACCTATCCCAAGGTTTTTCTCGGTGCGGAAGAGTCCTTTGCCTGCGCAGGTCAGGTGGCAGAAAACTATTTTATTTTTCCCAACGGCAGGGTCTATCGTTGTCCGCTTTGTGAGGATTATCCCATTCATAGCCTGTGTATTGAGGATGATCAGCTGCACAAGCATGAGGGCCTGAATGAAGATCGTTTTTTCTCCTTAGACATACCAGAAGGCTGCGTGATGAATAAACTTCTACAGCCTGATACCCTTGAGTATCTCCCTGATGGGCAGGTGAAACACCGTATCTCCTGCTGTATGCTGAAACAGGAGATCCTCCCGGTCGGACGCGGAGAGGGAGGAAGAATATGA
- a CDS encoding tetratricopeptide repeat protein, giving the protein MTGRAMEDIEQVYAQALAAHEQGDVAAAVELYGKILLHFPDADVVLYNQGLALFDLERYAEAAQVLAQAAELRKDDADTWYNLALALKQGERYAEAVDAYKQALALQPDDRDVLFNLANCCRESGDAEQAAAVYTRLLELEPEHASALNNFAYLCHRQQDYSQAEELYLRLLELEPDHAGALHMLAALRGDAEEAPEKAYVRDLFDQYSDSFEQSLVEKLEYRVPELLAKLVSRILSKEKEGEKKIYQHGLDLGCGTGLAGEFFKSSCAQLTGVDLSEKMIAQATDKNLYHRLVADDVVHFLKQDEQHYDLLMAADLLTYLADLEPLLRAAHQRSAAGALFVFSTEHGEEAQWQVCPTGRFAHHPDYVAEAARRSGWQVLHSEEANLRREADFWVRGDLFVLKKQDLS; this is encoded by the coding sequence ATGACAGGGAGAGCTATGGAAGATATAGAGCAGGTCTATGCCCAGGCACTTGCTGCTCATGAACAAGGTGATGTGGCAGCAGCTGTCGAGCTCTACGGAAAAATTCTTCTTCATTTTCCAGATGCGGATGTAGTGCTCTATAATCAGGGTTTGGCTCTCTTTGATTTGGAGCGTTATGCCGAGGCTGCACAAGTCCTTGCCCAGGCGGCAGAGCTGCGCAAGGATGATGCAGATACCTGGTATAATCTGGCCCTGGCCCTGAAGCAGGGGGAGCGCTATGCAGAGGCTGTGGATGCCTATAAACAGGCCCTTGCTTTGCAGCCGGATGACCGGGATGTGCTCTTTAATCTGGCGAATTGTTGCCGGGAGAGTGGCGATGCTGAGCAGGCAGCAGCTGTTTATACCCGCTTGCTGGAGCTGGAGCCGGAGCATGCCTCTGCCCTGAATAATTTCGCCTATCTCTGTCATCGGCAACAGGACTATAGTCAGGCCGAAGAGCTGTATCTGCGCCTTTTGGAGTTGGAACCTGATCATGCCGGTGCCCTGCATATGTTGGCCGCCTTGCGGGGCGATGCTGAAGAAGCGCCGGAGAAGGCCTATGTCCGGGATCTTTTTGATCAGTACAGCGACAGCTTTGAGCAGAGTCTGGTGGAAAAGTTGGAATACCGGGTGCCGGAGTTACTTGCCAAACTTGTGTCCCGAATCCTTTCCAAGGAGAAAGAAGGGGAGAAGAAGATATATCAGCATGGGCTGGACCTTGGTTGCGGGACCGGACTGGCGGGTGAGTTCTTCAAAAGCTCCTGCGCGCAACTCACCGGGGTGGACCTGTCCGAAAAGATGATTGCCCAGGCTACTGATAAGAATCTGTATCATAGACTGGTTGCCGATGATGTGGTGCATTTTCTCAAACAGGACGAGCAACACTATGATTTGCTCATGGCAGCGGATCTTTTGACCTACCTGGCTGATCTGGAACCGCTGCTCCGGGCAGCACATCAGCGGAGCGCAGCAGGTGCTCTCTTTGTCTTTTCCACCGAGCATGGGGAGGAGGCTCAGTGGCAGGTCTGTCCCACTGGTCGTTTTGCCCATCATCCTGACTATGTTGCCGAGGCGGCTCGGCGCAGCGGCTGGCAGGTTCTTCATTCCGAGGAAGCGAACCTGCGCCGGGAAGCAGATTTCTGGGTGCGGGGAGATCTGTTTGTGTTGAAGAAGCAGGATCTCTCCTGA
- a CDS encoding DUF2283 domain-containing protein, translated as MSENRMKYFAQEDILHLALSDEAEAGSVEVSPNITAELNAEGELIGIEIIGASAFIRDSVLDSVQARLLQLGKTAL; from the coding sequence ATGTCTGAAAACCGTATGAAATATTTTGCTCAGGAAGATATTCTGCATCTTGCTCTGTCCGATGAAGCGGAGGCGGGCAGTGTTGAGGTCAGTCCGAATATCACGGCGGAGCTGAATGCTGAAGGGGAGTTGATCGGCATTGAGATTATCGGGGCGAGCGCCTTTATCCGGGATTCGGTGCTGGACAGTGTGCAGGCGCGGCTGCTTCAGTTGGGCAAGACAGCGTTGTAA
- a CDS encoding DUF86 domain-containing protein yields the protein MSSRITSHFLADILAAINAIARFTAQMDFEQFQRDEKTIRAVERELEIIGEAVKKIPEHITAAHPSVPWRAIAGMRDRLIHHYWDTEAAILWSTVEDSLPELQTEITAIIEAEKINRPQAPDVQG from the coding sequence GTGAGCAGCCGTATAACATCTCATTTTCTCGCCGATATCCTTGCGGCCATCAACGCGATTGCACGGTTCACCGCACAAATGGATTTCGAGCAGTTCCAGCGTGACGAAAAGACAATCCGTGCGGTTGAACGGGAACTTGAAATCATCGGCGAAGCGGTGAAGAAAATTCCCGAACACATTACCGCAGCACATCCCTCTGTTCCCTGGCGGGCAATAGCAGGAATGCGGGACCGGCTGATTCATCATTACTGGGACACGGAAGCGGCTATCCTCTGGAGCACTGTCGAAGACTCGCTGCCGGAGCTGCAAACGGAAATAACCGCGATCATCGAAGCGGAAAAGATCAACAGGCCGCAAGCTCCCGATGTTCAAGGCTGA
- a CDS encoding nucleotidyltransferase family protein, translating to MKNSLDFIKQRLAGQKSLLQNKYRISRLGIFGSYIRGEQRSESDVDVLIDYDKAPSLIELIEIENMLSDLLGLKVDLVTSKGLKPQLRRHILDEVVYL from the coding sequence ATGAAAAACTCCCTCGATTTTATCAAACAGCGCCTTGCCGGGCAGAAATCCCTGCTGCAAAATAAATACCGAATCAGCAGGCTCGGTATCTTCGGCTCCTATATCCGGGGTGAACAGCGGAGCGAAAGCGATGTGGATGTCCTTATCGACTACGACAAAGCCCCGAGCCTTATCGAGCTGATCGAAATCGAAAATATGCTGAGCGACCTGCTCGGCCTGAAGGTTGATCTTGTCACCAGCAAAGGGCTGAAGCCGCAACTCCGTCGGCACATCCTTGATGAGGTCGTCTACCTGTGA
- a CDS encoding DUF4160 domain-containing protein, with amino-acid sequence MRFMKPCEDIILYLHHYQDGTPHLHATYQGQEAIITLPDCNLRQGELPENKLHQLRTWIETHQHEFMAGREANGFSSSSE; translated from the coding sequence ATGCGTTTTATGAAACCCTGCGAGGATATCATCCTGTACCTGCACCATTATCAGGATGGAACACCGCATCTTCACGCAACATATCAGGGGCAGGAGGCGATCATCACCCTGCCTGACTGCAATCTCCGCCAGGGAGAACTGCCGGAAAATAAACTGCATCAGCTGCGGACATGGATCGAGACGCACCAGCATGAATTCATGGCGGGCCGGGAAGCGAACGGGTTTAGCTCGTCTTCAGAATAA